Proteins encoded together in one Mycobacterium simiae window:
- a CDS encoding amino acid permease, whose product MHRSITQPLGVRNDVVTTSASKLRLPLSIEDVAKRVFLGKPLITENLRAERLSNPVALGALSPDAISSTAYGPEQILIELLPAAGLAAFALLLPITGVILLILVLVAASYRQVVMTYTRAGGSYIVARENFGPRVAQVAAAALLIDYVVTVAVQSAAGTVAVVSAIPSLGPHSLQITVGVVLIICFLNLRGLKEAGLPFALATYFFIVMVGLTIIVGVVRALAGDLPVYDPAHLPGTVPVHKADGLVMGATVLTLLRSFANGGSSLTGVEAISNTVDVFRKPQGRNARRVLTTMATVLGLLLAGVAYLAYETHATPYRSEYPSVLSQIARAVFGGGTVGNIFYILVQTATAAILFTGANTSFNGFPALASFVAEDRFLPRQLMKRGHRLVFSNGIITLTALSVVLLLATGGSVNALVPFYAIGVFTGFSMAGYGMTKHHLTHREAGWRGRLAINLSAGILSTIVVGIFAVAKFTEGAWLVVVVFPILVFLLIRLNREYRAEAAILEMFRTDRPDLVKYARHKVFVFVNSVDLAVIEALRYGKGLRADEMIAVHFMVDAALATQIRKRWDHFELDTRLRVVDCPDRRIIRAAQLFIAKARDEHRDTNVTALLPRRTYNPLVGRLLHDRTADKIARAVSMIPDAAATIVPYDVQTRIEEAYPERFEQRIIRELERLGEWVTRGEDQEVDAYEHPDPSRSVLTVTGLIPGRRATFEGRVNEVEDTTKGRRTLRTVLVGDHSGEIEVIFRSGHGGADIQPGQLLRITGKPKQSGNRPMTMVDPMYHIVEDPARAGRPGPAEGSKS is encoded by the coding sequence ATGCATCGCAGCATTACCCAACCGCTCGGGGTGAGGAACGATGTCGTGACAACTTCGGCCAGCAAGCTGCGCCTTCCACTGTCCATCGAGGACGTAGCCAAGCGGGTCTTCCTGGGCAAGCCGCTGATCACCGAGAACTTGCGGGCCGAACGGCTGTCGAATCCCGTTGCGCTGGGCGCCCTTTCACCCGACGCCATCTCGTCGACGGCGTACGGTCCCGAGCAGATCCTGATCGAACTACTGCCCGCGGCGGGCCTGGCCGCGTTTGCGCTGCTGTTGCCGATCACCGGCGTCATCCTGCTGATCCTGGTGCTGGTCGCCGCGTCGTACCGGCAGGTTGTGATGACCTACACCCGGGCCGGCGGGTCCTACATCGTGGCCCGGGAGAATTTCGGACCGCGCGTGGCCCAGGTCGCGGCCGCAGCGCTGTTGATCGACTACGTGGTCACGGTCGCTGTGCAGTCGGCGGCCGGCACGGTGGCGGTGGTGTCGGCGATCCCGTCGCTGGGGCCGCACAGTCTGCAGATCACGGTCGGGGTGGTGCTGATCATCTGCTTTTTGAATCTGCGCGGGCTGAAGGAAGCGGGACTGCCGTTCGCGCTGGCCACCTACTTCTTCATCGTCATGGTCGGCCTGACGATCATCGTCGGCGTCGTGCGCGCGCTCGCGGGCGATCTGCCCGTCTACGATCCCGCGCACCTGCCCGGAACGGTGCCCGTGCACAAGGCCGACGGTCTCGTGATGGGTGCGACGGTGTTGACGCTGCTGCGCTCGTTCGCCAACGGCGGGTCATCCCTGACCGGCGTCGAAGCCATCTCCAATACCGTCGATGTGTTCCGGAAACCACAGGGCCGCAATGCTCGTCGCGTACTGACCACGATGGCGACGGTCCTCGGACTGTTACTGGCCGGGGTCGCCTACCTGGCTTATGAGACCCACGCCACGCCGTACCGGAGCGAATATCCCTCGGTGCTGTCGCAGATAGCCCGCGCGGTGTTCGGCGGCGGGACCGTCGGCAACATCTTTTACATCCTGGTGCAGACGGCGACGGCGGCCATCCTGTTCACCGGGGCGAACACCAGTTTCAACGGGTTCCCGGCGCTGGCAAGCTTCGTCGCCGAAGACCGGTTTCTGCCCCGGCAGTTGATGAAACGCGGTCACCGCCTGGTGTTTTCGAACGGGATCATCACGCTCACCGCCTTGTCGGTAGTTCTGTTGCTGGCCACCGGCGGCTCGGTCAACGCGCTGGTCCCGTTCTATGCGATCGGCGTGTTCACCGGATTCTCCATGGCCGGTTACGGCATGACCAAACACCATCTGACACATCGCGAGGCCGGCTGGCGAGGCCGGCTGGCCATCAATCTGTCGGCGGGAATCCTGTCCACGATCGTGGTCGGCATCTTCGCGGTCGCGAAGTTCACCGAGGGTGCCTGGCTGGTCGTGGTGGTCTTTCCCATCCTGGTATTTCTGCTGATCCGGTTGAACCGCGAATATCGGGCCGAGGCAGCGATTCTGGAGATGTTCCGCACCGACCGCCCCGATCTGGTGAAGTACGCGCGGCACAAAGTTTTCGTGTTCGTCAACTCGGTCGATCTCGCCGTGATCGAAGCGCTGCGGTATGGCAAGGGATTGCGGGCCGACGAGATGATCGCGGTGCACTTCATGGTCGACGCGGCACTGGCCACGCAGATCCGCAAGCGGTGGGACCACTTCGAACTCGACACCCGGCTGCGGGTGGTGGACTGCCCGGACCGGCGCATCATCCGGGCCGCGCAACTGTTCATCGCCAAAGCGCGCGACGAGCATCGGGACACCAACGTGACCGCGCTGCTACCCCGGCGTACCTACAACCCGTTGGTGGGCCGGCTGCTGCACGACCGCACCGCGGACAAGATCGCCCGGGCGGTCAGCATGATTCCCGATGCGGCGGCCACGATCGTTCCCTACGACGTTCAAACCCGCATCGAAGAGGCCTACCCGGAACGGTTCGAACAACGCATCATCCGCGAGCTCGAACGACTCGGTGAATGGGTGACGCGCGGCGAGGACCAGGAGGTCGATGCCTACGAGCACCCCGACCCGTCTCGGTCGGTACTCACCGTGACGGGCCTGATACCGGGACGCCGCGCGACGTTCGAAGGACGCGTCAACGAAGTGGAGGACACCACCAAGGGCAGGCGCACCCTGCGCACGGTTCTCGTCGGTGACCACAGCGGTGAGATCGAAGTGATCTTCCGGTCCGGCCACGGCGGGGCCGACATCCAGCCCGGTCAGCTGTTGCGCATCACCGGCAAGCCCAAGCAGAGCGGCAACCGGCCGATGACGATGGTCGACCCGATGTACCACATCGTCGAAGACCCAGCCCGGGCCGGCAGGCCCGGCCCGGCAGAGGGCAGCAAAAGCTGA
- a CDS encoding alpha/beta hydrolase, whose protein sequence is MKRLGAVLASIVGLAFTANGYRPLGKGGYGSAFSFAYGVVASELPMQSLGVQFTTLAALSRRLPARTLKFTWLLSAVSWLGLLGLRHFGHQANEPLTAALDAGLGADRRRESGDLWKRPAPGGATAKKPGAARMLRIYRDYAHDGDISYGECGSRNQLDIWRRPDLDRNGRAPVLLQVPGGAWMVGNKRGQAHPLMSHLAELGWICVAINYRLSPRSTWPDQIVDVKRAIAWTKEHIAEYGGDPEWLAITGGSAGGHLTALAALTPNDPQFQPGFEDADTRVDVAVPFYGVYDFNATGSAVHPLMAAMVAKNVFKVSRTEIADPFRAASPITYVRPDAPPFFLLHGTNDTLVPIEQARSFVGRLREVSQQPVVYAELPWAQHAFDIFGSARAAHAAVAVEQFLAEMYVRRGPLHPRSTMAAATGTVTP, encoded by the coding sequence GTGAAGCGACTGGGAGCCGTGCTGGCGTCCATAGTGGGTCTGGCCTTCACCGCAAACGGGTATCGGCCGTTGGGCAAGGGCGGATACGGCTCGGCTTTCTCGTTCGCCTACGGCGTCGTGGCGTCGGAGTTACCGATGCAGTCGCTCGGCGTCCAATTCACCACGCTGGCCGCGCTGTCGCGCCGGTTGCCCGCGCGGACACTGAAATTCACCTGGCTGCTGTCGGCGGTGTCGTGGCTGGGCCTGCTGGGTCTGCGGCATTTCGGGCACCAGGCCAACGAGCCGCTGACGGCGGCGCTGGACGCCGGCTTGGGCGCCGACCGGCGGCGGGAATCGGGTGATCTGTGGAAGCGCCCGGCGCCGGGCGGCGCGACGGCGAAGAAGCCCGGCGCGGCGCGGATGCTGCGCATCTACCGGGACTACGCCCACGACGGCGATATCAGTTACGGGGAGTGCGGTTCGCGCAACCAGCTGGACATCTGGCGTCGGCCCGACCTCGACCGCAATGGCCGGGCGCCGGTGCTGCTCCAGGTCCCCGGCGGCGCCTGGATGGTCGGAAACAAACGCGGCCAAGCACATCCGCTGATGAGCCATCTGGCCGAACTGGGCTGGATCTGCGTCGCGATCAACTACCGGCTCAGCCCCCGGTCCACCTGGCCCGACCAGATTGTCGACGTCAAACGTGCGATCGCGTGGACGAAGGAGCACATCGCGGAGTACGGCGGTGATCCGGAGTGGCTTGCGATCACCGGTGGTTCGGCTGGCGGGCACCTGACCGCGTTGGCCGCGCTGACCCCCAACGATCCGCAGTTTCAACCGGGGTTCGAAGACGCCGATACCCGCGTGGACGTCGCGGTGCCGTTCTACGGCGTCTACGACTTCAACGCCACCGGCTCCGCGGTGCACCCGTTGATGGCGGCCATGGTTGCCAAGAATGTGTTCAAGGTCAGTCGCACCGAGATCGCCGACCCGTTCCGCGCCGCGTCACCGATCACCTACGTCCGCCCGGACGCCCCGCCGTTTTTCCTGCTGCACGGAACCAATGACACGCTGGTTCCGATCGAGCAGGCCCGTAGTTTTGTGGGGCGGCTGCGCGAGGTCAGCCAACAGCCGGTCGTGTACGCCGAATTGCCTTGGGCGCAGCATGCGTTCGATATCTTCGGATCCGCCCGCGCGGCGCACGCCGCGGTCGCGGTCGAACAGTTCCTGGCCGAAATGTATGTGCGCCGCGGGCCGCTGCACCCGAGGTCGACGATGGCCGCCGCGACCGGGACAGTGACACCGTAG
- a CDS encoding GAP family protein: protein MWITLLLMAVAMSVEPFRIGMTVLMLNRPRPVLQLSAFLCGGFAMGMTVGLAVVFGLQRRLLDSSHITLPKLQILIGAMALLVAVVLSAQVWWRGKVGERREADRLDLREQHGLGKFSRRLLHGRSLWVAGAAGLGIALPSVDYLAALAAIVASGTAAMTRLGALVMFHVVAFALVEIPLLAYLMAPRQTRAGMVALQIWIRSRRRVEVAGALAAAGCLLLFVGTRSL from the coding sequence ATGTGGATCACCCTGCTGCTCATGGCCGTTGCCATGAGCGTCGAGCCATTCCGGATCGGCATGACGGTGTTGATGCTCAACCGCCCCCGGCCAGTGCTGCAGCTGTCCGCATTCCTGTGCGGCGGATTCGCGATGGGTATGACTGTGGGCTTGGCCGTGGTGTTCGGTCTGCAGCGCCGACTGCTCGATTCGTCGCACATCACCTTGCCCAAACTGCAGATCCTGATCGGTGCGATGGCCCTACTGGTCGCGGTCGTGCTGAGCGCGCAGGTCTGGTGGCGGGGCAAGGTCGGGGAGCGCCGGGAAGCCGACCGACTCGACCTGCGTGAGCAGCACGGCTTGGGCAAGTTTTCCCGACGGCTGCTGCATGGGCGGTCGCTGTGGGTGGCCGGTGCGGCCGGTCTAGGGATTGCGCTGCCGTCCGTCGATTACCTGGCTGCGCTGGCCGCCATCGTCGCCTCGGGTACCGCGGCCATGACGCGGCTCGGCGCGCTGGTGATGTTCCACGTAGTCGCGTTCGCGCTGGTGGAGATCCCGCTGCTGGCCTACCTGATGGCGCCCCGGCAGACCCGCGCCGGCATGGTTGCACTGCAGATCTGGATCCGCTCGCGCCGGCGCGTCGAGGTGGCCGGCGCGCTGGCCGCCGCTGGTTGTCTTCTGCTCTTTGTCGGAACGCGCAGCCTATGA
- a CDS encoding YeiH family protein: protein MSTTKAEPEEVLDEPAFTSRQPLEYLPGVVLLIAVGLLGKYTQIWWNTLAKHEHWRVPDIEYVLWAIVIGLVIGLLITNTVGLHRIFRPGVQTYEFWLKVGIVVLGARFVLGDIAKLGAISLVQILVDMTIAGTVIIVVARALGLSGKLGSLLAIGTSICGVSAIVAAKGAIRARNSDVSYAIAAILALGAVSLFVLPPLGHAIGLTDHEFGLWAGLSVDNTAETTATGYLYSDQAGKIAVLVKSTRNALIGFVVLAFALYWAARGQADEIAAGAPAKAAFVWQQFPKFVLGFLAVSAIATAGWLTKGQTANLANVSKWAFLLTFAGVGLNTDFRQIARTGWRPLVVAVLGLTVVATVSLGIVLLTSRVFHWGVTS, encoded by the coding sequence GTGAGTACCACCAAAGCCGAACCCGAAGAGGTCCTGGACGAACCGGCATTCACCAGCCGGCAACCGCTGGAATACCTGCCCGGCGTCGTGTTGCTGATCGCGGTCGGGCTGCTGGGCAAATACACCCAGATCTGGTGGAACACGCTGGCCAAGCATGAGCACTGGCGGGTGCCCGACATCGAATACGTGTTGTGGGCCATCGTGATTGGGCTCGTGATTGGGCTGCTCATCACCAACACCGTCGGACTGCACCGAATTTTCCGCCCGGGTGTGCAGACCTACGAGTTCTGGCTCAAGGTCGGCATCGTGGTCTTGGGCGCGCGATTCGTGCTGGGCGACATCGCCAAGCTCGGCGCCATCAGCCTGGTTCAGATTCTGGTGGACATGACGATCGCGGGCACCGTCATCATCGTCGTCGCGCGGGCCCTCGGGTTGTCCGGCAAACTGGGCTCGCTGTTGGCGATCGGCACCTCGATCTGTGGGGTTTCGGCGATCGTGGCCGCCAAGGGCGCCATCCGGGCCCGCAACTCCGACGTCAGCTACGCGATCGCGGCCATCCTGGCCTTGGGCGCCGTGTCGTTGTTCGTGTTGCCGCCGTTGGGACACGCGATCGGACTGACCGACCATGAATTCGGTTTGTGGGCGGGCCTGTCGGTGGACAACACCGCCGAGACAACCGCGACCGGTTATCTGTATTCCGATCAGGCCGGCAAGATCGCGGTCCTGGTCAAGTCGACCCGCAACGCGCTGATCGGGTTCGTGGTGCTGGCCTTCGCACTGTACTGGGCCGCCCGCGGGCAGGCCGACGAAATCGCGGCCGGCGCACCAGCCAAGGCCGCGTTCGTTTGGCAGCAGTTCCCCAAGTTCGTGCTCGGGTTTCTTGCGGTGTCTGCCATCGCCACCGCGGGCTGGCTCACCAAGGGGCAAACCGCCAATCTGGCGAACGTGTCGAAATGGGCCTTCCTGCTCACCTTCGCTGGCGTCGGTCTCAACACCGACTTCCGCCAAATCGCGCGCACCGGATGGCGCCCGCTCGTCGTTGCTGTCCTCGGCCTGACCGTGGTCGCGACCGTCTCCCTCGGCATTGTGTTGCTGACATCGCGTGTATTCCATTGGGGCGTAACCAGCTAG
- the cysC gene encoding adenylyl-sulfate kinase, with the protein MTGTEQAASHAAPKTLPPRGLTRQLLRIATAGSVDDGKSTLIGRLLHDTDSLPLDHLEAVTDEEGVADLAALSDGLRAEREQGITIDVAYRFFSTQTRSYILADTPGHERYTRNMFTGASNAHVAILLVDARAGVLRQTRRHARIAKLLGIKHFVAAVNKIDLVDFDESKFAEVQQQVQTLAARLGEIDITVIPLAAKLGDNVVHRSERTPWYRGPTLLDYLESVELAAPQAEPARLRLPVQWVSRPTADTRRRYTGRLAAGTLSVGDPVISLPSGTRSTVTTLDTLDDERTTAVAPLSVSIELADDIDVGRGDVLVSGADDAVLPVLARELDATVCWFVDAPLRAGDRLALKQTTNTVRATVQELHSRLDPETLEELDQPVDLALNDIGTLTLRTSSVVIADSYTDNRDSGAFILIDETTNDTVGAGTIIEAREVKPGSHARTDIRWHPSALDRAHRWQATGQPGATIWFTGLPASGKSTVAVAVERALVESGRVAYLLDGDNLRHGLSDDLGFSPGDRTENIRRVGHLTRLLADAGVVALASLVSPLKSDREIARELNDAAKLPFIEVHVATSLEECERRDPKGLYARARSGELKGLTGVDAPYEPPEDADLVIDTTGADLDDLVAQVIELLNQRSPRRT; encoded by the coding sequence ATGACCGGCACCGAGCAGGCGGCTTCGCATGCCGCCCCAAAGACGTTGCCGCCCAGGGGTTTGACCCGCCAGCTGCTGCGGATCGCAACGGCCGGCTCCGTCGACGACGGGAAAAGCACCCTGATCGGACGGTTGCTGCACGATACCGACAGCCTGCCGTTGGACCACCTGGAAGCGGTCACCGACGAGGAAGGCGTCGCCGACCTGGCGGCGTTGTCCGACGGGCTGCGCGCCGAACGTGAACAGGGCATCACCATCGACGTTGCCTACCGATTCTTCTCCACCCAAACCCGAAGCTACATCCTGGCCGATACCCCCGGTCACGAGCGCTACACCCGCAACATGTTCACCGGCGCCTCCAACGCGCACGTGGCCATCCTGCTGGTGGACGCCCGCGCCGGGGTGTTGCGGCAGACCCGCCGCCATGCCCGCATTGCAAAGCTGTTGGGCATCAAGCACTTTGTCGCCGCGGTCAACAAGATCGATCTGGTCGACTTCGACGAGTCGAAATTTGCCGAAGTACAACAGCAGGTGCAGACATTGGCGGCGCGGTTGGGTGAAATCGACATCACGGTGATTCCGCTCGCGGCCAAGCTGGGCGACAACGTCGTGCATCGCTCCGAGCGCACACCGTGGTACCGCGGACCCACGCTGCTGGACTACCTCGAAAGCGTCGAGCTAGCCGCCCCGCAGGCCGAGCCGGCACGGCTGCGGCTGCCCGTGCAATGGGTTTCGCGGCCCACCGCCGACACCCGCCGCCGCTACACCGGGCGGCTGGCCGCGGGCACGCTGTCCGTCGGCGATCCGGTGATCTCGCTGCCCTCGGGCACCCGCTCGACGGTGACAACGCTGGACACCCTCGACGACGAACGCACCACAGCTGTTGCGCCGCTGTCAGTTTCGATCGAGCTGGCCGACGACATCGACGTCGGCCGGGGCGATGTGCTGGTCAGCGGGGCCGACGACGCCGTCCTGCCGGTGCTGGCCCGCGAACTCGACGCAACCGTGTGCTGGTTCGTCGACGCCCCGCTGCGGGCCGGCGATCGGTTGGCGCTCAAACAGACCACCAACACCGTGCGGGCCACCGTGCAGGAGCTACACAGCCGGCTGGACCCCGAAACGCTCGAAGAGTTAGATCAGCCAGTTGACCTGGCGCTCAACGACATCGGCACCCTCACCCTGCGAACCAGCAGCGTCGTCATCGCCGACAGCTACACCGACAACCGCGACAGCGGCGCGTTCATTCTGATCGACGAGACGACCAACGACACCGTCGGCGCCGGAACCATCATCGAGGCCCGTGAGGTGAAGCCGGGCAGCCATGCCCGCACCGACATCCGCTGGCATCCGTCGGCGTTGGACCGTGCCCACCGCTGGCAGGCCACCGGGCAGCCGGGCGCCACGATCTGGTTCACTGGGCTGCCCGCATCGGGGAAGTCGACGGTCGCGGTGGCCGTCGAGCGTGCACTCGTCGAGTCCGGCCGGGTGGCCTATCTGCTTGACGGCGACAACTTGCGCCACGGCTTGTCTGACGATCTTGGCTTCTCCCCCGGTGACCGCACCGAAAACATCCGGCGCGTCGGTCATTTGACTCGCCTGCTGGCCGACGCTGGCGTGGTCGCGCTGGCATCGCTCGTCTCGCCGCTGAAGTCCGACCGCGAGATCGCCCGCGAGCTCAACGACGCCGCCAAGCTGCCCTTCATCGAGGTGCACGTGGCGACCTCGTTGGAAGAATGCGAACGGCGCGACCCGAAGGGCCTCTACGCGCGGGCCCGCAGCGGCGAATTGAAGGGACTCACCGGCGTCGACGCGCCCTACGAGCCGCCCGAGGACGCCGACCTGGTGATCGACACCACCGGTGCCGACCTCGACGACCTGGTCGCGCAGGTCATCGAGCTGCTCAATCAGCGCAGCCCGCGCCGCACCTAG
- the cysD gene encoding sulfate adenylyltransferase subunit CysD, which translates to MTATQTRRVDELRLLEAEAVHIIREVVAELERPVLLFSAGKDSIVLLRLAEKAFRPLPLPFPVLHVDTGHNFDEVIEFRDRRVTGQGHKLIVASVQESIDNGRVPDPGPNASRNRAQTRTLLDALEAGGFDAAFGGARRDEERARAKERILSFRDEFGQWDPRAQRPEPWSLYNGRIKKGEQVRVFPLSNWTELDVWRYIELEDLEIPSIYYAHEREVFERDGILLAVSQYAGPQDGETAATQWVRYRTVGDLTITGAVRSRATDIEGVIREISAATVSERGETRADDRTSAAAMEDRKREGYF; encoded by the coding sequence ATGACCGCCACCCAGACCCGCCGCGTCGACGAATTGCGGCTGCTGGAAGCAGAAGCGGTGCACATCATTCGCGAGGTGGTCGCCGAGCTGGAACGGCCCGTCCTGCTGTTTTCCGCGGGCAAGGACTCGATTGTGTTACTTCGCTTGGCGGAGAAAGCCTTTCGGCCGCTACCACTGCCGTTTCCGGTGCTGCACGTGGACACCGGCCACAACTTCGACGAGGTCATCGAGTTTCGCGACCGCAGAGTCACCGGCCAGGGTCACAAGCTGATCGTCGCCTCGGTGCAGGAGTCGATCGACAACGGCCGGGTGCCCGACCCCGGCCCCAACGCCTCGCGTAACCGGGCGCAGACCCGCACCCTGCTCGACGCGCTCGAGGCCGGCGGCTTCGACGCGGCGTTCGGTGGTGCGCGTCGCGACGAGGAACGGGCCCGCGCCAAGGAACGCATCCTGAGCTTCCGCGACGAGTTCGGCCAGTGGGATCCCCGTGCGCAGCGCCCGGAGCCCTGGTCGCTGTACAACGGCCGGATCAAGAAGGGTGAACAGGTCCGGGTGTTCCCGCTGAGCAACTGGACCGAACTGGACGTGTGGCGTTACATCGAGCTGGAAGACCTTGAAATACCGTCGATTTACTACGCGCACGAGCGTGAGGTGTTCGAACGCGACGGAATCCTGCTGGCCGTCTCGCAATACGCCGGCCCGCAGGACGGTGAAACCGCGGCGACGCAGTGGGTGCGCTACCGCACCGTCGGCGACCTCACCATCACCGGGGCGGTGCGGTCCCGGGCGACCGACATTGAAGGCGTGATCCGCGAAATCTCGGCGGCCACGGTGTCCGAGCGCGGCGAGACGCGGGCGGACGACCGGACCTCGGCCGCGGCCATGGAAGACCGCAAGCGAGAGGGGTACTTCTGA
- the stf0 gene encoding trehalose 2-sulfotransferase, which produces MTHRPSSYLVLASQRSGSTLLVESLRATGVAGEPQEFFQYLPGTSQAPQPREWFAGVEDESILQLLDPLDAGKPDLAPAEIWRDYIRTVGRTPNGVWGGKLMWNQTPLLLNRASELPNRSGEGLLAAIRDVVGEEPLFIHIHRPDVVSQAVSFWRAVQTRVWRGRPDPARDARATYHAGAIAHVVTMLREQEKGWQSWFAAEDVKPMEVPYPVLWRNLTEVVGTILETLGLDPRLAPRPVLERQADKRSDEWVDRYRADAEKEGLPT; this is translated from the coding sequence GTGACTCACCGTCCGTCGTCGTATCTGGTGCTGGCTTCCCAGCGCAGCGGCAGCACATTGCTCGTCGAATCGCTGCGGGCGACCGGCGTCGCCGGCGAGCCGCAGGAGTTCTTCCAATACCTGCCCGGCACCAGCCAGGCCCCGCAGCCCCGCGAGTGGTTCGCCGGGGTCGAGGACGAGTCGATCCTGCAGCTGCTCGATCCCCTCGATGCGGGAAAGCCCGACCTGGCACCCGCCGAGATCTGGCGCGACTACATCCGCACCGTCGGCCGGACGCCCAACGGTGTCTGGGGTGGCAAATTGATGTGGAATCAGACGCCGCTGCTGTTGAATCGCGCGAGCGAACTGCCGAACCGGTCGGGCGAGGGACTGCTGGCCGCCATCCGCGACGTCGTCGGTGAGGAGCCGCTGTTCATCCACATCCACCGGCCCGACGTCGTCTCGCAGGCGGTGTCGTTCTGGCGTGCGGTGCAGACCCGGGTCTGGCGGGGCCGGCCCGATCCGGCCCGCGATGCGCGCGCCACCTACCACGCCGGTGCCATCGCGCACGTGGTCACGATGCTGCGCGAGCAGGAGAAGGGCTGGCAGAGCTGGTTCGCCGCGGAAGACGTCAAACCGATGGAAGTCCCGTATCCGGTGTTGTGGCGCAACCTCACCGAGGTGGTGGGCACCATTCTCGAGACGTTGGGCCTCGATCCACGGCTGGCCCCGCGGCCGGTGCTGGAACGTCAAGCCGACAAACGTTCCGACGAATGGGTGGACCGGTATCGGGCCGACGCCGAGAAAGAGGGATTACCGACATGA